The Macrobrachium nipponense isolate FS-2020 chromosome 1, ASM1510439v2, whole genome shotgun sequence genome includes a window with the following:
- the LOC135219255 gene encoding uncharacterized methyltransferase Sca_1399-like: MDQKTSSEIVCRFIVPGNPPDKVIEAYSEWAQHFNEIFDSLNYIGHKLVANQAAARIPQEKRGALKVIDIAAGTGRVGRLLRDKGFSNIDALEPSKGMLDVLQKTGAYTNTYAEFLGVGQNSVPEDMYDVLVMSGGFAEGHIPVSGIDDMIRITKPGGLVIIAMRKSYLLCEEYKDRLIPYMDEMERQGKWIKEDVEFVDEYVVNENGILFTYKVV; encoded by the exons ATG GACCAAAAAACTTCATCCGAGATCGTCTGTCGTTTTATTGTACCAGGGAACCCACCAGATAAAGTGATAGAGGCCTACTCTGAATGGGCTCAACATTTTAATGAG ATTTTTGATTCATTGAATTACATTGGCCACAAATTAGTAGCCAATCAGGCGGCAGCCAGAATCCCTCAAGAGAAGCGAGGCGCCTTGAAAGTCATTGACATTGCTGCTGGGACGGGAAGAGTTGGTCGACTGCTGAGAGACAAAGGCTTCTC AAACATTGACGCCCTAGAGCCATCAAAGGGCATGTTGGATGTGCTACAGAAAACAGGAGCGTATACGAACACGTACGCAGAGTTCCTGGGAGTTGGACAAAATTCAGTCCCTGAAG ATATGTATGACGTCCTAGTCATGTCGGGTGGTTTTGCAGAGGGCCACATACCTGTCAGTGGAATTGATGATATGATCAGAATAACAAAACCTG GAGGACTGGTCATCATCGCAATGAGGAAGAGCTACCTACTCTGCGAGGAATACAAGGACAGGTTGATTCCTTACATGGATGAGATGGAAAGGCAAGGAAAGTGGATTAAG GAAGACGTTGAATTCGTCGATGAATACGTTGTCAATGAGAATGGAATTCTTTTTACATACAAAGTTGTATAA